From the genome of Geobacter sp. SVR, one region includes:
- a CDS encoding helix-turn-helix domain-containing protein: MHNQRIISNCEIGATIRRRRHELALSQEELAAMLNVTTQQIHRYESGKDRISVEKLQIVARSLSVPLTYFFCSDGEDIVPETDSERELLINFRKIQNNVFRDLVMDFLRKALLLELGLYWLVIGGELLQVLPEVM, encoded by the coding sequence ATGCATAACCAGCGCATCATAAGCAATTGCGAAATCGGGGCAACCATACGGAGACGCCGGCATGAATTGGCACTTTCCCAGGAGGAACTTGCCGCTATGCTGAATGTCACCACCCAGCAGATTCATCGCTATGAAAGCGGCAAGGACAGGATCAGCGTGGAAAAGCTCCAGATTGTTGCTCGTTCACTGTCGGTGCCGCTTACCTATTTCTTCTGTTCCGATGGTGAGGACATTGTGCCGGAGACGGATTCCGAACGGGAATTGCTCATCAATTTTCGGAAGATTCAAAACAATGTGTTCAGGGATCTGGTGATGGATTTCTTGCGCAAGGCACTCCTGCTGGAACTAGGCTTATACTGGCTGGTCATAGGGGGAGAGTTGTTGCAGGTGCTTCCGGAAGTGATGTAA
- a CDS encoding PD40 domain-containing protein, with protein sequence MNNLHDLPTSPQDPLDQRTAWLGGGDEFERKTEKSWKRRVVCLFFVPIKMLLEKIYHQLLVFILSIILFGCNHELSQQNEVQYGVASPTLSNDNSQILFTLCNIPGKCNIAFYDIDNDKLTSVNYTNNSDIGGAVTSRDGNMLTFTSGEGDDRNIFIVNRNGTDLRQLTHTYNSREHERNNGVAVVRINGDPSFSPDRKKILFVRSGVRRTRSMEGEMLSHWDVYELEIATGRERRLTTYEFYAITRPFYLSDGKRFIFSGYGPQGISEEDLRNLNTIRLMDGLKNSLAPPFQHTTWASSPTIADDGTIVFVSRTNEMDGTKGNYTYDLFVHHGGTTRRLTTMRYTIITEPFLSLDGQFVVYLASRTKEEGPSIWLARVDGTETKHIGMPWKRLK encoded by the coding sequence ATGAATAACTTACATGACTTACCAACGTCCCCTCAGGACCCCCTGGATCAACGGACTGCTTGGCTTGGCGGCGGCGATGAGTTCGAGAGGAAAACCGAGAAAAGTTGGAAGAGAAGAGTAGTCTGCCTTTTTTTTGTGCCAATTAAAATGCTTTTGGAAAAAATATATCACCAGTTACTTGTATTTATACTTTCTATTATTCTATTTGGATGTAACCATGAACTTTCACAGCAAAATGAAGTTCAGTACGGTGTAGCATCTCCTACATTATCTAATGACAATAGTCAAATACTATTCACACTATGTAATATACCTGGCAAATGTAATATCGCTTTCTACGACATAGACAATGACAAATTAACTTCAGTAAATTACACAAATAACTCAGATATCGGCGGAGCGGTAACCTCTCGTGATGGAAACATGCTGACATTTACCTCGGGCGAAGGTGATGACAGAAATATCTTTATCGTAAATCGCAACGGTACAGACCTGCGGCAGCTTACACATACCTATAATTCTAGGGAGCATGAACGAAATAATGGCGTAGCAGTTGTAAGAATTAATGGCGATCCTTCTTTCTCGCCGGACAGGAAAAAGATACTGTTTGTGAGATCCGGTGTCCGGCGTACAAGGAGCATGGAGGGGGAGATGCTTTCCCATTGGGACGTATATGAATTGGAAATCGCCACGGGGAGGGAGCGACGGCTTACTACATACGAATTTTATGCGATCACCCGGCCATTTTACCTGTCAGACGGCAAGAGGTTTATCTTCAGCGGTTATGGTCCTCAAGGGATTTCGGAAGAGGACCTACGCAACCTCAATACTATACGGCTGATGGATGGGCTCAAGAACAGTCTTGCTCCACCTTTTCAGCATACTACATGGGCTTCCAGCCCTACTATTGCCGACGATGGCACCATTGTCTTCGTATCTCGTACGAATGAAATGGACGGGACCAAGGGAAACTACACATATGACCTGTTTGTTCACCATGGGGGGACAACCCGCCGACTAACAACCATGCGTTACACCATCATTACAGAGCCCTTTCTCTCCCTCGATGGACAATTCGTGGTGTACCTCGCTTCTAGAACAAAAGAAGAAGGGCCTTCGATTTGGCTGGCCAGGGTCGACGGCACGGAAACAAAACATATTGGAATGCCTTGGAAGCGTCTCAAGTAA
- a CDS encoding calcium-binding protein yields the protein MPSQYSYTSYGFPYWLRYGEYGGPGHSGERKNPDGSLYIDPRTRQTVPFYYDPIDPLDVLFRNHDLAYDAAKNSSNPLVARTIADITLLNEMQKLAPSQLDARGNAYRRLAIGAFTAKLIAEFPSLPFDLFKNAATVSPPRIDPLILDLDSDGIETTSITAGANFDHDGNGFAERTGWVNSDDGLLVLDRNSDGIINNGTELFGDQTILKNGIRATNGFQALAEWDDNGDGKIDEIDDIWATARVWRDLNGDGVSSADELFTLSDTGIASIGLTNTPVSVTDTNGNTMLQSGTFTRTDSTTGQVGDIAFQRDTTFTVATEWLDEPEEIEALPDLQGFGNVYTLHQAMVRDASGTLKSLVGSFAVATDTSTRNAIIEQILFKWTGSDGINPASRGGTIDARKLGALEKMFGQSFVGTSGANPNVTAAAMLNQSYQGLFDTFYAQLMMQTHLKPLYDLITYSWDEASQSIKGDLSGVIAEIENELTADPAAGKALFDEFTRNLDQLKATSAMNFDAYQAAFMSKGDSFIWTLESLGKNLIAGTAGNDMLSGTANADALAGGAGADTLYGNAGDDILDGGSGNDILQAGDGNDTYIFGLGSGQDAIFDTSGTDTVQLGAGISADDLGFLKIGNYDLRVEVKGTTDSLIIQNWFSHNAYRIERFRFSDGTVKTIGDIEAAGYVLRGGSGNDTLNGSEARDIMYGGAGNDILFGGSGNDILDGGAGNDYLQGGIYANNGDDTYRFGIGGGQDTIYDYDGAPNQDTVEFGEGITPDMIEFRRSGDELQVALKDTSDMLTIQGWFVNGSFRIERFRFSDGTVKTIGDIEAAGYVLRGGSGNDTLNGSEARDIMYGGAGNDILFGGSGNDILDGGAGNDYLQGGIYANNGDDTYRFGIGGGQDTIYDYDGAPNQDTVEFGEGVTPDQLWFSRANNNLEVSIVGTDDKFTIQDWFYSSYNHVEQFKTAEGLTLLDSQVQNLVNAMAAFTPPAPGQTILPQNYQETLAPVLAANWH from the coding sequence ATGCCGTCACAATATTCTTATACGAGTTATGGCTTCCCGTATTGGCTGAGGTATGGAGAATATGGTGGTCCCGGTCATTCAGGCGAAAGAAAGAACCCAGATGGTAGTTTATATATTGATCCGCGAACACGGCAAACGGTTCCCTTCTATTACGACCCAATAGATCCATTAGACGTCCTTTTCAGAAACCACGATTTAGCCTATGATGCAGCGAAGAACAGTAGTAACCCTCTTGTTGCCAGGACCATTGCGGATATTACACTGCTGAATGAAATGCAGAAACTTGCTCCGAGCCAGTTAGATGCTCGTGGCAATGCTTACAGGCGACTGGCAATAGGTGCGTTCACTGCTAAATTGATAGCTGAATTTCCTTCATTACCATTCGATTTGTTTAAAAACGCCGCCACCGTATCCCCCCCTCGCATCGATCCTCTTATCCTAGATCTTGATAGTGACGGTATCGAGACGACTAGCATCACAGCCGGTGCCAACTTCGATCATGACGGCAACGGCTTTGCCGAACGGACCGGCTGGGTAAATAGTGATGACGGGTTGCTGGTGCTTGATCGTAACAGTGACGGTATTATCAACAACGGCACAGAATTATTCGGTGACCAAACCATCTTGAAAAATGGTATTCGTGCCACCAATGGTTTTCAGGCCTTGGCCGAATGGGACGATAACGGAGATGGCAAGATCGATGAAATCGATGACATCTGGGCCACGGCAAGGGTATGGAGAGACCTGAACGGCGATGGGGTTTCCAGTGCCGATGAACTCTTCACGCTCAGCGACACTGGCATCGCCTCGATCGGCCTGACCAATACTCCCGTTAGCGTTACCGATACCAACGGTAACACCATGCTCCAATCCGGAACCTTCACAAGGACCGACAGCACGACCGGACAGGTCGGCGATATTGCTTTTCAGCGCGACACAACGTTTACCGTAGCTACGGAATGGCTTGATGAGCCGGAGGAAATCGAGGCGTTACCCGATCTTCAAGGATTTGGCAATGTCTACACTCTGCATCAGGCTATGGTACGCGACGCGAGCGGTACACTGAAATCCTTGGTGGGATCATTTGCGGTGGCGACTGATACAAGCACCCGCAATGCCATAATTGAGCAGATCCTTTTCAAATGGACCGGCAGCGACGGCATCAACCCCGCCAGCCGCGGTGGAACTATCGACGCCCGCAAGCTCGGTGCGCTGGAAAAGATGTTCGGACAATCCTTTGTTGGGACCAGCGGGGCGAACCCGAATGTTACCGCAGCGGCAATGCTCAATCAGTCCTATCAGGGATTGTTCGATACTTTTTATGCCCAGCTCATGATGCAGACCCATTTGAAACCGCTCTACGATCTGATTACCTACTCGTGGGACGAGGCGTCGCAGAGTATCAAGGGAGATTTGTCGGGGGTAATTGCCGAGATTGAAAATGAGCTGACGGCCGATCCTGCCGCCGGGAAAGCCCTTTTCGACGAGTTTACGCGCAATCTGGATCAACTCAAGGCAACCTCGGCGATGAATTTTGACGCTTACCAGGCAGCCTTCATGAGCAAAGGGGATAGCTTTATCTGGACTTTGGAGTCATTAGGAAAAAATCTTATCGCCGGTACGGCAGGCAACGATATGCTTTCCGGGACTGCAAATGCTGATGCTCTTGCCGGCGGAGCCGGTGCCGATACCCTGTATGGCAATGCAGGCGATGACATACTCGACGGCGGTTCTGGCAACGACATCCTGCAGGCAGGCGACGGCAACGACACCTATATCTTTGGTCTTGGAAGTGGTCAGGATGCAATCTTTGACACCTCTGGCACCGACACGGTGCAGCTTGGTGCGGGCATTAGCGCAGACGACCTTGGGTTCCTCAAGATCGGAAACTACGATCTCAGGGTTGAAGTCAAGGGAACTACGGACAGCCTCATCATTCAGAACTGGTTTAGCCACAATGCCTACCGCATCGAGCGGTTCAGATTCAGCGACGGCACGGTCAAGACCATCGGTGATATTGAAGCGGCAGGTTATGTCCTTCGCGGCGGCAGTGGCAACGACACGCTGAATGGTTCCGAGGCGCGGGACATCATGTACGGTGGTGCCGGCAACGACATCCTTTTCGGTGGTTCTGGCAACGACATTCTTGACGGTGGTGCAGGCAACGACTACCTGCAGGGTGGTATCTATGCGAACAACGGTGACGACACGTACCGTTTCGGCATAGGCGGTGGCCAGGATACGATTTACGACTACGACGGGGCGCCCAACCAGGACACGGTGGAATTTGGCGAAGGCATCACCCCTGACATGATCGAATTCCGCAGGTCCGGTGATGAGCTCCAGGTTGCGCTCAAAGACACATCAGATATGCTGACCATTCAGGGCTGGTTTGTCAACGGCTCCTTCAGAATCGAGCGGTTCAGATTCAGCGACGGCACGGTCAAGACCATCGGTGATATTGAAGCGGCAGGTTATGTCCTTCGCGGCGGCAGTGGCAACGACACGCTGAATGGTTCCGAGGCGCGGGACATCATGTACGGTGGTGCCGGCAACGACATCCTTTTCGGTGGTTCTGGCAACGACATTCTTGACGGTGGTGCAGGCAACGACTACCTGCAGGGTGGTATCTATGCGAACAACGGTGACGACACGTACCGTTTCGGCATAGGCGGTGGCCAGGATACGATTTACGACTACGACGGGGCGCCCAACCAGGACACGGTGGAATTTGGCGAAGGGGTTACACCGGATCAACTCTGGTTCAGCCGCGCGAATAATAACCTCGAAGTCAGTATCGTCGGCACTGACGACAAATTCACCATCCAGGACTGGTTTTACAGCAGCTACAACCATGTGGAGCAATTCAAGACAGCAGAAGGCCTCACGCTTCTGGACAGCCAAGTGCAGAACCTGGTCAATGCCATGGCGGCCTTTACCCCGCCCGCACCCGGACAGACCATACTGCCCCAGAACTACCAGGAAACGCTCGCCCCGGTACTTGCGGCCAACTGGCATTGA